The DNA region CTTCAGGATTCTCAACTGGAACTTCCTCTGCTGCTGGAGCTTCCACTGATTCAACTGTTTTGTTCTCAATCACATCCTCTGCAGTTGCTGGTGGTGGTGGTGCTGACTCATTTTCAGTAGTTGCTATTGGCTCCTCCACTACTGCTTCCGCCTCTTCCTTCACTTCTTCAACCGATTCCTCAGTTTCTTTAGGTGCTTCTAAGTTCTCTTCCTTTGCTTCCTCTGTTACCACTTCCTTGTTCTCAACTTCAAGTGGATCTTGGGTTTCGGGAGCATCTACAGCTTCTCCTGCTGCAGTTGTTTCTGTTGGTTTTTCGGTTGTTTCTTCTGTTGGTACTTCGGTGGCAGGAACTTCGGATTCTGGTTGTGCCGCAGCAGGGACT from Lathyrus oleraceus cultivar Zhongwan6 chromosome 1, CAAS_Psat_ZW6_1.0, whole genome shotgun sequence includes:
- the LOC127076884 gene encoding uncharacterized protein LOC127076884; protein product: MASVEVAHQAPPTTVQENETTPEIIKTEETIQEQQPATEVPAAAQPESEVPATEVPTEETTEKPTETTAAGEAVDAPETQDPLEVENKEVVTEEAKEENLEAPKETEESVEEVKEEAEAVVEEPIATTENESAPPPPATAEDVIENKTVESVEAPAAEEVPVENPEA